The Silene latifolia isolate original U9 population chromosome X, ASM4854445v1, whole genome shotgun sequence genome contains the following window.
ATTGTTCGTGGATTTCGTATTACTTACTAaattgtttttgacgattttgcagctctaattgctatggagattgtagatatcacaatgactgatgataatagtgttattgaatcaggtatatcgtttttttatgtaattttgtaaaAATCTCATGTTCTATCATTCAATTTGCATTTGCCAAAATTTCTGCTCGATTATTATGCAATATATGGATTGATATTGTATCTCTGTTTTTTTCCAAGGTTTAGTTTATGAATTGAgttgattttgtgaatcttagaacctAATTGTGTGACTGTAAGAGTTGGTTGAATTGTTACTGTAACAATTATCAATTGAGTGGATTTTgttgtttggtgaatctcagaccttattttgtgaatctcagacctagtttagtgaatcttagagcttgttttgtgaaacttatcataagtggttagaatcaccttttctactcttttacttattttgtgaatctcgggcctagtttagtgaatcttagaccttattttgtgaatctcggactttACGGTGTGAATCTtagaaaaattaattaaaacataatattgtaaaacttaaaaatcttgtaatttttcatcacataaaatttcgcagattcatggctttcgaattaactaaacaacaacattcaaaaataaaataaaatgaaaagctgaaaaattaagcaagatatgatatttgtttagtttatcaatCACCCCTATTTGTTCGAGGCAATGCACATAGAGCAATATTGATATAGCTATAGGTGCAAAGATTCATCATCTGCATCGGCCGAGTGATCTTCTTGCATGTTTAGATGAATATGGGACTCTTCTACATACTGgagtgtagttaaaatattttgaatCAAGCCTTGATGCTACCCATAGAAAGGGCCCCGAACTGGGAATAACTAGCCACCATTCGGATCTAGTACGCCCAAATTGCTCAAACTTCTCCCGCAACTTAAAAGTCTGTTTTTTAGCCATTGTCATTTGTGCCAAATTGAATTAGTACTAATCCCATAAAATGACAAGTCTGCCTGCACATAACAGGGACCAAAGACTCTATCTCATAACCTTGGCTCATTAAACAATCTGCCAATTTAGAGAGGCTAGGACAAACATACTTCCCTTTTTTATCCATATAACCTGGAACATTCGCCAAAACACAAGTATAGGGaaatacaaataaatgagacattgtgtgcaatagggatttttgaaatgttttacagAAGAGAGGAGAGGTTATTGGTATATACTATTATGTTTCAGAAATTAGATATTTATAGGCCTGGTATTTGGCACAACTGTCAACAGTGCCTGTTCACATTACCCATATATTAAATTTTTTGATTGTTCAATTTCCTTTTCTTGGGAATAGAAGTGTtattaacaaatcaacaaaatatcctcatacatacaacctgaccttttcttaaaagtgaattcataatcttcaccaaaaaattttaaattatttgaactaataatctgatactttatttagtgaatctcggactttatttggtgaatctcagtctttatttagtgaatcttgggccttattttgtgaatctctgttgttaaacgttactaatgtaatttatttatttcttattgtgtgaatcagagaccctagtttgtgaaactagaaggttattttgtgaaacttaataactaatatatacaacctgggtaagattaaaaactgaactaataatctgaaccaaaaagtgaacttgtgaatcTCAGTCATTTTATTTGTGAATCCCAGAGCTCCTTTTGTGAACCCTTTAGAGGAATGACCTATTCTGCTCTCTTCCTTGCTCAGATAATATCCTCAGActttatttgtgaatcacagaccttatttagtgaatcttaaaccttgttttgtgaatgtgagatgtgactttgtgaaccttttatcttcttaggtattgattcaaatgtcaacaacaactcacagtgtagtgtgacgcctcgtgtcggttgtggtgaggttccttgctctaatgttggttcttgtcaggatggtgagggttctactgctgtgttaacaacccctacaatgccaactatttccacacctactactttggtaacttacacaccgggtggcactgagcaatggataactaggattgaagagaagtttacacccgtgcttggcaaaacatttgtggacttagagtcagcaatgttgttctataaaatttatgctattgcttgtgggtttgaagcaaggaagtcttcaaCTAAGAGGTTTAAAGATGGGACTATTCGAACAAAATGCATGGTTTGTCATCGTCAAGGTTTTAATAACAAGAAAAATCGTCCTCCAAAAGCTGATGCAAAAACAACAACTGTTGAAACTGGTGACAAAACAAAAGCTGGTGCAATAAGtgcaaatagaaaaacaaaaacgcAAAAACCAGTCACGAAAAAGGGTGGAGTTGCGGGTGCAGTGAAGCCGAGAGTTCCAATAAGCAAAGTGGTACAAGAAtaactaaaattaaaaggtggggtTGTGAAGCAATGATAAAATTCATGTACCATGAAAAGATGTACAAAATTGAACAATTccgtgagggtcacaatcacccagTGGCCTTTGTCaaaaatagggaatttgagaGACTTGCTCTTAATATAAATCAACTGAACGAATATCATAAGCAATTGATTATACAAAATTCGAGATTGAATGTCGgggctagtttaacatacaaaTTATGCAAGGAACAAGCAGAGGGTTTCGAAAATGTTGGAGCTACCCTTACGCAGTTCAAGAATTTCCAAAGGGAAGTAAAGTGTCTACTTAGTGGCAAGGATGGACATATGTTCATCTCTCGTTTAGAAACCCTCCGAGAAACAAAAGGGTTGGTATTTTCATATGAAACAGATGCTGACAGTGCCTTGACAAGAATTTTTTGGACAAATGCGGATTCCATCAGATGTTACGCATTGTTTGGTGATGCTATTTCATTCGATCCAACCTATGGAACAaacaaatataacatgaaattTGCACCTTTCACTGGCATTGACAATCACAAAAAATCAATAACATTTGGATGCGTGCTTT
Protein-coding sequences here:
- the LOC141618949 gene encoding protein FAR1-RELATED SEQUENCE 3-like, with amino-acid sequence MIKFMYHEKMYKIEQFREGHNHPVAFVKNREFERLALNINQLNEYHKQLIIQNSRLNVGASLTYKLCKEQAEGFENVGATLTQFKNFQREVKCLLSGKDGHMFISRLETLRETKGLVFSYETDADSALTRIFWTNADSIRCYALFGDAISFDPTYGTNKYNMKFAPFTGIDNHKKSITFGCVLLDHEDDDSFIWAFQQFLKAMGGKEPNYIISDQDAGIINAFSVFGISYFCESGYLFGES